One segment of Bradyrhizobium sp. CB2312 DNA contains the following:
- a CDS encoding AI-2E family transporter gives MKKPRQLVFPDVIQLVIRLGLLALLVLWTFIIIKPFVPILTWSAVLAAAFYPAFSWLARCLGGRPRTAAALLTFVALGIVIGPAAWLGLGAVEAIKDIAGQIGSGELRLHAAPEQIKGWPLVGPQLYEFWNLAYTNIRAVLREVAPYLKPIAGMMLSFAGDTGIGMLQFLLSVFVAGLLLPFGPQLVAAIRGFLVRVVPEQSEHFLELAGATIRAVAQGVIGVAIVQAFFAGIGFKLAGLSIAGLLAVIVLLLSIVQIGPFLVLLPVVIWIWTDKDVTTALLLTLYLAVVGLLDNILKPLVMGRGLTTPTLVILIGVIGGTLSHGILGLFIGPIILSVAWELAAAWIRVERTAPVEIDRATGDAAEMASQSGRELRAGRPR, from the coding sequence TTGAAGAAACCGCGCCAGCTTGTATTTCCGGACGTGATCCAGCTTGTGATCCGGCTCGGATTGCTCGCCTTGCTGGTTCTGTGGACCTTCATCATCATCAAGCCGTTCGTGCCGATCCTGACCTGGAGCGCGGTGCTCGCGGCGGCGTTCTATCCGGCGTTCAGCTGGCTCGCCAGATGCCTCGGCGGCCGGCCCCGCACGGCTGCCGCCTTGCTGACGTTTGTGGCGCTCGGCATCGTCATCGGTCCGGCGGCTTGGCTCGGCCTCGGTGCCGTCGAAGCGATCAAGGACATCGCGGGGCAGATTGGCAGCGGTGAGCTCAGGCTTCACGCCGCGCCCGAGCAGATCAAAGGCTGGCCGCTGGTCGGTCCGCAGCTCTATGAGTTCTGGAATCTGGCCTATACCAATATCCGCGCGGTGCTGCGTGAGGTGGCGCCCTATCTGAAGCCGATTGCGGGAATGATGCTGTCCTTTGCCGGCGATACCGGCATTGGCATGCTCCAGTTCCTGCTCTCGGTCTTCGTCGCCGGGCTGCTGCTTCCGTTCGGGCCGCAGCTCGTCGCGGCCATCAGGGGCTTCCTGGTCCGCGTCGTGCCGGAGCAGAGCGAGCATTTTCTGGAGCTCGCAGGGGCGACCATCCGTGCGGTAGCGCAGGGCGTGATCGGCGTGGCGATCGTGCAGGCGTTCTTCGCCGGGATCGGCTTCAAGCTCGCAGGTCTCTCGATCGCAGGCCTGCTCGCGGTGATCGTGCTCCTGCTGTCGATCGTGCAGATCGGCCCCTTCCTCGTGCTCCTCCCCGTCGTCATCTGGATCTGGACGGACAAGGACGTGACCACGGCCTTGCTTCTGACGCTCTATCTCGCCGTCGTCGGTCTGCTCGACAATATCCTGAAACCGCTGGTGATGGGGCGGGGGCTGACCACGCCGACGCTCGTCATCCTGATCGGCGTGATCGGGGGAACACTGAGCCACGGGATCCTCGGCCTCTTCATCGGCCCGATCATCCTGTCGGTCGCCTGGGAACTCGCGGCGGCCTGGATCCGCGTCGAGCGCACCGCGCCGGTTGAGATCGACAGGGCTACGGGCGACGCGGCGGAGATGGCTTCGCAGTCGGGCCGCGAGTTGAGGGCTGGTCGCCCGCGATGA
- a CDS encoding GNAT family N-acetyltransferase, with product MNRPSTNFNIAIEPAFDFLSPKYAELFDGSAATAFQHPVWLHSLYTGLAPHAGATRLIVVARHRATGALAMVLPMLRVRRGPIRTVEFADLRVSDYLAPVCSPEVFSQLLADESACAEIRYLVRPFDLLRMTKLPDGRLPIETLLAAPRRVSMETNAYATVLVAPFEQWRASALDRSYQKELAKKYRQLQKKGTLSFSCCNDSASVLEALDVMRKFRGPRFQSQGDGDLLQRPEYYAFYSDVALRGLGSFVRLYAMKMDGEVIAAVLGLHHQGSFLVIMSAFDIDGYKSQSLGALMFEQVARDCIERGDQMLDFTIGDEPYKKLFGGQPSPMWAVTQAGSTAGALSLFALKQAPWLKLAAKRMSEFRLLPTRTSTPTR from the coding sequence ATGAACAGGCCCAGCACCAATTTCAATATCGCCATCGAGCCGGCGTTCGACTTCCTGTCGCCGAAATACGCAGAGCTGTTCGACGGCTCCGCCGCCACCGCGTTCCAGCATCCGGTCTGGCTGCATAGCCTCTACACCGGGCTTGCGCCGCATGCGGGGGCAACCCGTCTGATCGTCGTGGCGCGCCATCGCGCAACGGGCGCGCTTGCGATGGTGCTGCCGATGCTGCGGGTCCGGCGTGGACCGATCCGGACCGTCGAATTCGCCGACCTGCGCGTCTCCGACTATCTGGCGCCGGTTTGCAGCCCCGAGGTATTTTCGCAGCTGCTCGCGGACGAGAGTGCATGCGCGGAGATCAGGTATCTCGTCCGTCCGTTCGATCTGCTCCGGATGACCAAGCTTCCGGACGGACGGCTTCCGATCGAAACGCTTCTGGCTGCGCCGCGCCGCGTGTCGATGGAGACCAACGCCTACGCGACCGTTCTCGTCGCGCCGTTCGAGCAATGGCGGGCCAGCGCGCTCGATCGCTCCTATCAAAAGGAGCTCGCAAAGAAATATCGCCAGCTCCAAAAGAAGGGCACGCTGAGCTTTTCATGCTGCAACGACAGCGCCTCCGTCCTCGAGGCGCTTGACGTGATGCGGAAGTTTCGCGGCCCGCGGTTTCAGTCGCAGGGCGACGGAGACCTGCTCCAGCGCCCCGAATATTACGCCTTCTATTCCGACGTGGCGCTTCGCGGTCTCGGCTCCTTTGTGCGGCTCTATGCCATGAAGATGGACGGCGAGGTGATCGCCGCCGTGCTCGGACTGCACCATCAGGGCAGCTTCCTCGTCATCATGAGCGCCTTCGACATCGACGGATACAAGAGCCAGTCGCTGGGCGCGCTCATGTTCGAGCAGGTGGCGCGGGATTGCATCGAGCGCGGCGATCAGATGCTCGACTTCACCATCGGTGACGAGCCGTACAAGAAACTGTTTGGCGGGCAGCCTTCGCCGATGTGGGCGGTCACGCAGGCCGGCAGCACCGCGGGCGCCCTATCCCTGTTCGCACTGAAGCAGGCCCCCTGGCTCAAGCTGGCCGCCAAGCGAATGTCGGAGTTCAGGCTCTTGCCGACCCGCACCTCGACGCCCACGCGCTGA
- a CDS encoding O-antigen ligase family protein, whose amino-acid sequence MASLQTEVDSEALESAFWKTRSASVEKLARTAILGSITVNVVASMGNFNTALLPEQLGNLQQAIAILMWAVLIYASAFVRPRLRLQLNPDLIVLVAFYGLAVVSVSWSSLNAAAFMKSAALAMTTFGAFCLITRIEIDEIVGATVLGLFISVAASAFFAIAVPDIGIDHTWMHEGQWQGIYESKQTLGFVGAYLMFFSCYRKMTGQGWISFLVVFLLASICVLASESRGAGAVALAACALLLTSMWSVRCMKIYAVLPFVMCVLAGFLILYFYVTGYDAIHIGDANIDFTERTFIWQYAISHLDNAPLLGFGINGFWTVPSLYDYFEQNHGWVLDNYHSGYIAILIETGFLGYALFATSVFLFSTKILHLISTRSIDRSHCALIIGFVVLSFQSNFTETMFLRSTMFTSVLLLALFFATCRPVPQTDF is encoded by the coding sequence ATGGCCAGCCTGCAGACCGAGGTGGATTCCGAGGCACTCGAGAGCGCGTTCTGGAAGACGCGCAGCGCCAGCGTCGAGAAGCTTGCCAGGACCGCCATCCTCGGTTCGATCACCGTCAACGTGGTCGCGTCGATGGGCAATTTCAACACCGCGCTGCTGCCGGAGCAGCTGGGCAATCTGCAACAGGCCATTGCGATCCTGATGTGGGCCGTCCTCATCTACGCAAGTGCATTCGTGCGTCCGCGCCTGCGGCTGCAGCTCAATCCCGATCTGATCGTTCTGGTCGCATTCTATGGCCTCGCCGTCGTCTCCGTGTCGTGGTCCAGCCTGAACGCCGCGGCATTCATGAAGAGTGCGGCGCTGGCGATGACGACATTCGGCGCGTTCTGTCTGATCACGCGTATCGAAATCGACGAGATTGTGGGGGCCACGGTCCTCGGGCTCTTCATATCGGTCGCCGCATCGGCCTTCTTCGCGATCGCGGTGCCCGATATCGGGATCGATCACACCTGGATGCACGAGGGACAGTGGCAGGGCATCTATGAATCCAAGCAGACGCTCGGCTTCGTCGGCGCCTACCTGATGTTCTTTTCCTGCTATCGCAAGATGACGGGGCAGGGCTGGATCTCCTTCCTCGTCGTGTTCCTGCTGGCGTCAATTTGCGTCCTCGCGTCGGAATCGCGAGGCGCTGGTGCCGTCGCGCTCGCCGCCTGCGCGCTGCTCCTGACCTCGATGTGGTCGGTCCGCTGCATGAAGATCTATGCGGTGCTGCCGTTCGTCATGTGCGTCCTGGCCGGCTTCCTGATCCTCTACTTCTATGTGACCGGCTATGACGCCATCCATATCGGCGATGCGAACATCGATTTTACCGAGCGAACCTTCATCTGGCAGTATGCCATCAGCCATCTCGACAACGCACCGCTGCTTGGATTCGGCATCAACGGGTTCTGGACGGTCCCGTCGCTCTACGATTATTTCGAGCAGAACCACGGCTGGGTCCTGGACAATTACCACAGCGGCTACATCGCGATCCTGATCGAAACGGGATTTCTGGGATATGCGCTCTTTGCCACGAGCGTCTTCCTGTTCTCGACCAAGATTCTCCATCTGATCTCCACGCGATCGATCGACCGGTCTCACTGCGCCCTGATCATCGGATTTGTCGTCCTCAGCTTTCAGTCCAATTTCACCGAGACGATGTTCCTTCGTTCGACGATGTTTACGTCGGTGCTCCTCCTGGCGCTCTTCTTCGCAACGTGCAGACCGGTGCCGCAGACCGACTTTTAG
- a CDS encoding NAD(P)/FAD-dependent oxidoreductase — MTADQSVTEPAAATGAATMLDVAIVGGGLAGSLAAAVLARAGHRVALIDKRAVYPDEFRVEKIGGHQLEMFRKLGFIGGLESVACPYDRVLNIREGKLVDVSVGQAYGLPYADLVAMARGQIPQPSSLIVDEVAAISCSDDVQQLELASGRRLKARLVVLATGMAGALGHKLGIKRRVLAAGHSVSFGFTIARRDGTPFDFNALTCYGERTADGVDYLSLFPVRAGMRANLFMFRDPADPVMRDLRRDTEATLLRLLPGLRPYLGDFHVTDRVRNWVMDLSVVEGHLQDGVVLIGDAFQTNCPAAGTGVARLLVDVERLCTEYAPRWLMTAGMSKEKISEFYSDRDKVAADQQSLKMARFRQALTSRDDIGWDVRRRLHFLRRNFTHRVDQMRPGWLALVRSALRA, encoded by the coding sequence ATGACGGCGGATCAAAGCGTGACCGAGCCGGCCGCAGCAACCGGGGCTGCGACGATGCTCGACGTTGCGATCGTCGGCGGCGGCCTTGCGGGATCGCTCGCCGCGGCGGTGCTCGCGCGGGCAGGGCATCGCGTCGCCCTCATCGACAAGCGCGCGGTCTATCCGGACGAATTCCGCGTCGAGAAGATCGGCGGCCACCAGCTCGAGATGTTCCGGAAGCTGGGCTTCATCGGTGGCCTCGAGAGTGTCGCGTGTCCCTACGACCGCGTGCTCAACATCAGGGAAGGCAAGCTGGTTGATGTCAGCGTCGGCCAGGCTTACGGGCTTCCCTATGCCGATCTCGTTGCCATGGCGCGCGGCCAGATCCCCCAGCCGTCCAGCCTGATCGTCGACGAAGTCGCGGCAATCAGCTGCAGCGACGACGTGCAGCAGCTCGAGCTCGCCTCCGGACGGCGCCTGAAGGCGCGTCTCGTCGTTTTGGCGACGGGGATGGCGGGAGCTCTCGGCCACAAGCTCGGAATCAAGCGGCGCGTGCTGGCGGCGGGCCACTCGGTCTCGTTCGGCTTCACGATTGCCCGGCGTGACGGCACGCCGTTCGATTTCAACGCGCTGACCTGCTACGGCGAGCGCACCGCCGACGGCGTCGATTATCTCAGCCTGTTTCCGGTGCGGGCCGGCATGCGGGCCAATCTCTTCATGTTCCGCGACCCGGCCGATCCGGTCATGCGCGATCTGCGTCGCGATACCGAAGCGACGCTTCTGCGCTTGCTGCCGGGACTGCGGCCCTATCTCGGCGATTTCCACGTGACGGACCGGGTCCGGAATTGGGTGATGGATCTGTCCGTCGTCGAGGGACACCTCCAGGATGGCGTCGTGCTGATCGGCGATGCGTTCCAGACCAACTGTCCTGCGGCCGGCACCGGCGTTGCCCGCCTGCTGGTCGACGTCGAGCGCCTTTGCACCGAATATGCGCCGCGGTGGCTCATGACCGCAGGCATGAGCAAGGAGAAGATATCGGAGTTCTATTCCGATCGCGACAAGGTCGCGGCGGACCAGCAATCGCTGAAGATGGCGCGCTTCCGCCAGGCGCTGACGTCCCGCGACGACATCGGCTGGGATGTGCGGCGGCGGCTGCACTTCCTGCGGCGCAATTTCACCCATCGCGTCGATCAAATGCGGCCGGGCTGGCTCGCGCTGGTCCGAAGCGCGCTGCGCGCCTGA
- a CDS encoding polysaccharide biosynthesis C-terminal domain-containing protein has protein sequence MIESIVQFMRRDVTRGVAGTILLKVGSGALAFALFSLAARTMSPDGFGIFATWLSVAQMASVVGLVGQESLLVRFLNEYRVADQPDLTKGVLLSSLKISSAAMLIAIGAIAIVASLRGDGWLLILAVAAYTAVNAGLMLGSQIARSLVSILMGEGNREFFWRVSVVLFLIAVLTGHRQLDPAELIVVMTIAMSIGLGAQIIAIRRALPDFRSTAARSETSRWRSSALHFWVASILEAANQYFDVILVYWMLDPATAGIYFAASRLANIFAMLSAALYSFGARRLPSLYFSKNHQEFERTLRLMAEVTALCVISGLLLIWVGGPYLLNLFGPHFAAQHWVLIVLAIGTAFQAAGGPSAAILQLTGYEREYVPVVAANVALRLVGFLVLIPWFGVLGAAISATVSLALATIALNILCRRRTGVDPSILGLLRFSASKRGTYVVRGVDSAE, from the coding sequence ATGATCGAATCCATCGTCCAGTTCATGCGGCGCGACGTGACGCGCGGTGTTGCCGGGACCATCCTGCTCAAGGTTGGTAGCGGCGCGCTGGCGTTTGCGTTGTTCTCGCTGGCGGCGCGGACGATGTCGCCCGACGGGTTCGGCATCTTCGCGACCTGGCTTTCGGTGGCGCAGATGGCATCGGTGGTGGGACTGGTCGGTCAGGAATCGCTGCTGGTGCGATTCCTCAACGAGTACCGGGTGGCAGATCAGCCCGATCTCACCAAGGGCGTGCTGCTATCGAGCCTGAAGATCTCCTCCGCGGCGATGCTGATCGCGATCGGCGCAATCGCGATCGTCGCGAGCCTGCGCGGCGACGGGTGGCTGCTGATCCTCGCGGTGGCGGCCTACACCGCCGTGAATGCGGGGCTGATGCTCGGCAGCCAGATCGCACGCTCGCTGGTCAGCATCCTCATGGGCGAAGGAAACAGGGAGTTCTTCTGGCGGGTCAGCGTCGTGCTGTTTCTGATCGCCGTCCTGACCGGTCATCGCCAGCTCGATCCCGCCGAACTGATCGTCGTGATGACGATCGCGATGTCGATCGGCCTCGGCGCGCAGATCATCGCGATCAGGCGCGCGCTGCCGGATTTCCGCAGCACGGCAGCGCGTTCCGAGACGTCGCGCTGGAGGTCGAGCGCGCTTCATTTCTGGGTCGCGTCCATCCTCGAAGCCGCCAACCAGTATTTCGACGTCATCCTGGTCTACTGGATGCTGGATCCGGCGACCGCCGGCATCTACTTCGCCGCATCGCGCCTCGCCAACATCTTCGCCATGCTCTCGGCCGCGCTGTACAGCTTCGGCGCGCGCCGGCTGCCCTCGCTGTACTTCAGCAAGAACCACCAGGAGTTCGAGCGGACCTTGCGGCTGATGGCGGAAGTGACCGCGCTCTGCGTGATCAGCGGACTTCTGCTGATCTGGGTTGGCGGCCCCTATCTCCTCAACCTGTTCGGGCCTCATTTCGCCGCACAGCACTGGGTCCTGATCGTGCTTGCGATCGGAACGGCGTTCCAGGCAGCGGGCGGTCCATCGGCGGCGATCTTGCAGCTGACCGGCTATGAGCGCGAATATGTCCCCGTCGTCGCCGCGAACGTGGCGCTGCGGCTCGTGGGATTTCTCGTTCTCATTCCCTGGTTCGGCGTGCTCGGCGCTGCGATCTCGGCGACCGTGTCGCTCGCACTCGCGACCATCGCCCTCAACATTCTCTGCCGCCGGCGGA
- a CDS encoding glycoside hydrolase family 5 protein, which yields MIAIRARWPRISSVAATAFCLASLLVGPAAAGDMPRLGRGINILGYDGIWEGGQNAPFRLENLTAIKKAGFSHVRINFFGFKFMGPGNVLDEIVLRRLDAVIEEVFARGLIPVLDEHDTHVCQSDVSGCAEKLRAFWRQIAERYAGKYPGLVLEVLNEPGGQMTSASWNTLLNECLAIIRRTNPERQVVAAILNTVDIRVDELALPADDRNLIVTFHYYAPLRFTHQGAPWSQTFSRIGPLDWGSPDDEAKAAADFNTMKLWAEKEKRPVYLGEFGVYERAPSDSRVRYLSFMARSAEKLGWAWAYWQFDHDFAAFDSVRQAWKPDILRALSPPPR from the coding sequence ATGATCGCCATCCGGGCCCGTTGGCCGAGAATTTCGTCTGTTGCAGCAACCGCGTTTTGCCTTGCCTCGCTGCTGGTCGGGCCTGCCGCTGCCGGTGACATGCCGCGATTGGGCCGTGGCATCAACATTCTCGGCTACGATGGAATCTGGGAAGGCGGTCAGAACGCACCGTTCCGCCTGGAGAATCTGACGGCGATCAAGAAGGCGGGCTTCTCGCACGTCAGGATCAATTTCTTCGGTTTCAAGTTCATGGGACCCGGGAACGTGCTGGACGAGATCGTCCTGCGGCGGCTCGATGCCGTGATCGAGGAGGTTTTCGCAAGGGGCCTCATCCCCGTCCTCGACGAACACGATACTCACGTCTGCCAGAGCGACGTTTCCGGATGCGCCGAGAAGCTCAGGGCGTTCTGGCGGCAGATCGCCGAGCGCTATGCCGGAAAATATCCAGGACTCGTGTTAGAGGTCTTGAACGAGCCCGGTGGGCAGATGACGTCGGCGAGCTGGAACACGCTCCTCAATGAATGTCTCGCCATCATCCGCCGCACCAATCCCGAGCGGCAGGTGGTTGCCGCCATTCTCAACACCGTGGACATCCGCGTCGACGAGCTGGCACTGCCGGCCGACGACAGGAACCTCATCGTCACGTTTCACTACTACGCGCCGCTACGATTCACCCATCAGGGCGCGCCGTGGTCCCAGACGTTTTCGCGGATCGGGCCGCTCGATTGGGGTAGCCCGGACGACGAAGCCAAGGCTGCCGCCGATTTCAACACGATGAAGCTCTGGGCTGAGAAGGAGAAGCGCCCGGTCTATCTCGGCGAGTTCGGCGTGTACGAGCGGGCGCCATCCGACAGCCGCGTGAGATACCTGTCGTTCATGGCGAGGAGTGCCGAGAAGCTCGGCTGGGCCTGGGCCTATTGGCAATTCGACCACGACTTCGCGGCCTTCGACAGCGTTCGTCAGGCCTGGAAGCCGGACATCCTGCGCGCCTTATCTCCGCCGCCGCGTTGA
- a CDS encoding helix-turn-helix domain-containing protein — protein sequence MLVRITTDSVPRPNSLRDLGMTSDSNALVNLSEFSYRKGTEIYGEKEPAEYVYQVKSGAVRSYKLLSDGRRQIGAFHLVGDIFGLENGREHRFTTEAIVDTTVRLVRRQSLEMVAESDAMVARNLLSMTTTNLQHAEDHMLLLGRKTSLERVAAFLLEMDKRLSACDVMALPMSRRDIADYLGLTLETVSRALSRLHEIGVLGFIGNTQRQIVLLDRHLLARLDLQS from the coding sequence ATGCTTGTTCGCATCACCACGGATTCCGTACCGCGCCCCAACTCCCTCCGCGACCTCGGCATGACCAGCGATTCAAATGCGCTGGTCAATTTAAGCGAATTTTCGTACCGAAAAGGCACCGAAATCTACGGCGAGAAGGAACCGGCCGAATACGTCTACCAGGTCAAGTCCGGTGCGGTGCGAAGTTACAAGCTGTTGTCGGACGGCCGCAGGCAGATCGGCGCGTTCCACCTCGTCGGCGACATCTTCGGGCTGGAGAACGGCCGTGAGCACCGCTTCACCACCGAAGCGATCGTCGACACCACGGTCCGGCTGGTCCGGCGCCAAAGCCTCGAAATGGTGGCCGAGAGCGACGCCATGGTCGCCAGGAACCTGCTCAGCATGACGACGACCAACCTCCAGCACGCCGAGGATCACATGCTGTTGCTCGGCCGCAAGACGTCGCTGGAGCGGGTGGCCGCGTTCCTGCTTGAGATGGACAAGCGCCTCTCCGCATGCGACGTCATGGCGCTGCCGATGTCGCGGCGCGATATCGCCGATTATCTGGGCCTGACGCTGGAAACCGTGTCCCGCGCCTTGTCGCGGCTGCACGAGATCGGCGTTCTCGGCTTTATCGGCAACACGCAGCGCCAGATCGTGCTGCTGGACCGGCACCTGCTCGCGCGCCTCGACCTGCAGTCCTGA
- a CDS encoding potassium channel family protein, protein MMQIFVGTLVSVINIGLHALVTVAAVAIARSAGRRHTERPRLHLMGVMIATAVVLKIAHTLEILVWAATYGIVQAAAAGSDLLYFAFVNYTTLGYGDITPVQQWRLIGPLTAMNGVLLFGWSAAILFEVLLKTLEQLGLTEASGAGSPRN, encoded by the coding sequence ATGATGCAGATCTTCGTCGGCACCCTGGTGAGCGTAATCAATATCGGACTTCATGCGCTGGTCACGGTCGCCGCCGTCGCGATCGCCCGCAGCGCGGGTCGGCGGCATACTGAACGGCCGAGATTGCACCTGATGGGCGTGATGATCGCGACCGCCGTGGTGCTGAAGATCGCGCACACGCTGGAGATCCTGGTGTGGGCCGCGACCTACGGCATCGTCCAGGCCGCCGCGGCCGGTAGCGATCTGCTCTATTTTGCTTTCGTCAACTACACCACGCTCGGCTATGGCGACATCACGCCGGTGCAGCAATGGCGGCTCATCGGGCCGTTGACGGCCATGAATGGCGTGCTGCTGTTCGGCTGGTCGGCCGCCATCCTGTTCGAGGTCTTGCTCAAGACGCTGGAGCAGCTCGGCCTGACCGAAGCGTCCGGCGCAGGTTCACCGCGGAACTGA